TTACATCACCGTAGTTTAACTGCTCATCAACGTTGTGAATTGCGCAATATGACTTAATAGCATATTTATCAATTTCACTAAAGCCAACTAGTTCATATTCAACCCCAATGTTTCTTAGTGCAGCTTCAAATGCACCGATTCCACTAAAAAGACTCATTACTCGTAGTTTGTTCAATAAATAACCTCCATTTATTTTATTTTTATTCTAAATAAAATTGATCTTTTATTTAGATTGTACAAAATACCCAATACAACCTGGCTTTTCAGGTTTTAATTCGCCCCAAACGTTGTTGTTCTTGTCTATAATTTGAAGCTTATATTTATTGCCTGTTCTCTTCTCGACTAACTCTAATGCATACTCATCAATACATTTTTGAACTTCATATTCATTGAAAGTCCAAAATGCCGAGTCTTCTAATAACCGATGTAATTGCAATGACATTTTTCTACGCAACTCTAATATTTGATCTCTAAATTTTATTTTGAGCCTCATTTTTTCACCCTTTTCTAAATAAATGAGATATTTTAAAGTAATTTTCGTTCAATCTCTTCCCAGTTCATAACACGAATAAATCTGTTGTCATTCCTGTTATGGGGAGCATCAAATAGAATCTTCATTCCTTCAAATGATTCTAAGTTATGTATTCCGTCATCTATCATGATGTCTGCTTTAATTATGCTTTTATTGCCACAAAGCACTACATTGCTATGTGGGATAAATGAAAAATGCTTAGTGAGCCATTCAAGCTTTGCTTTAAGGGACTCTGGATGGTTTGTTGCAGTAGTCACAACATATACTTCATATTTCTTCATCAGTTCTTTTACTACTCTTTGGCTGCCTTCTATAACATCAAGATTTCTGAACAAATCGTAATCTAAATGTCTATAAACATTATTGTTGGTATTTGTATATTTTTTTATATCCCAGCATAGGATGTCTTCCTCTTTCAGAAAAGGATCATCGTGTGTGTTAATGTTAGCTACCCAATCACTTAGTAAATCAGCTAAGACCTGATCCATGTCAATTGCAATTACTTTCTTCATAAATTCCTCTATTCCACTAAAAAGATTATGTCTTTAGCAATTTCGTCACTTGACCATTGTCCAGTATCCCATGAATATGTATGTAATCCCGCATTGCTCATAACTTCTCTATACAACTCTAAAA
The Bacillus vallismortis genome window above contains:
- a CDS encoding 5' nucleotidase, NT5C type — its product is MKKVIAIDMDQVLADLLSDWVANINTHDDPFLKEEDILCWDIKKYTNTNNNVYRHLDYDLFRNLDVIEGSQRVVKELMKKYEVYVVTTATNHPESLKAKLEWLTKHFSFIPHSNVVLCGNKSIIKADIMIDDGIHNLESFEGMKILFDAPHNRNDNRFIRVMNWEEIERKLL